Proteins found in one Corynebacterium freneyi genomic segment:
- the secE gene encoding preprotein translocase subunit SecE — MAEEKSTTAAARPTGKRQVSGATPTVARDSRPVKRNDEERLGTRNPVTFVKQVIAEMRKVIWPTGKQMVVSTIVVLLFLVFMVALVWGVDTLAGMGIQAIFSG, encoded by the coding sequence GTGGCCGAGGAAAAGAGCACCACCGCAGCAGCGCGCCCCACGGGCAAGCGCCAGGTTTCAGGTGCCACCCCCACCGTGGCCAGGGACAGCCGCCCGGTCAAGCGCAACGACGAAGAGCGCCTGGGCACCCGCAACCCCGTGACCTTCGTCAAGCAGGTCATCGCGGAAATGCGCAAGGTCATCTGGCCCACCGGCAAGCAGATGGTCGTCTCCACCATCGTCGTCCTGCTGTTCCTGGTGTTCATGGTCGCCCTGGTGTGGGGCGTCGACACCCTCGCCGGCATGGGCATTCAGGCGATCTTCAGCGGGTAA
- the nusG gene encoding transcription termination/antitermination protein NusG — protein MNDGQNIFSDAEGQTGPIGDAIIDAAKEAAEADSGDAATAAAEGAGQDAAEGLEAAGAVDAAEGAEGGDDAAEAQEVDPEAEYRQRLREFQRELKRRKGDWYIIQCYSGYENKVKANLEMRAQTLGVEEQIHEVIVPIEEVQERKDGKLKTVKRKLLPGYVLVRMSLDDPSWSVVRDTPGVTSFVGSEGHPTQVKIREVAKFLMPKETVTADAAEGAQAGDAAELSVAAAPKAEDDKVAIDYEVGESVTILSGPFASVAATISEIDPATGRIKALVSIFGRETPVELGLDEVEKLT, from the coding sequence ATGAACGACGGTCAGAACATCTTCTCCGACGCCGAAGGCCAGACCGGCCCCATCGGCGACGCGATCATCGACGCCGCGAAGGAGGCCGCCGAGGCCGACTCCGGCGACGCCGCCACCGCCGCGGCCGAGGGCGCGGGCCAGGACGCCGCGGAGGGCCTCGAGGCGGCCGGCGCCGTCGACGCCGCCGAAGGCGCCGAGGGTGGCGACGACGCCGCCGAGGCGCAGGAAGTCGACCCGGAGGCCGAGTACCGTCAGCGCCTGCGCGAGTTCCAGCGCGAGCTCAAGCGCCGCAAGGGCGACTGGTACATCATCCAGTGCTACTCGGGCTACGAGAACAAGGTGAAGGCCAACCTGGAGATGCGCGCCCAGACCCTGGGCGTCGAGGAGCAGATCCACGAGGTCATCGTCCCCATCGAGGAGGTGCAGGAGCGCAAGGACGGCAAGCTCAAGACCGTCAAGCGCAAGCTGCTGCCCGGCTACGTGCTCGTCCGCATGTCCCTCGACGACCCGTCGTGGTCCGTCGTCCGCGATACGCCGGGCGTGACGTCCTTCGTCGGCTCCGAGGGGCACCCGACCCAGGTGAAGATCCGCGAGGTCGCCAAGTTCCTCATGCCGAAGGAAACCGTCACCGCCGACGCCGCCGAGGGCGCCCAGGCCGGCGACGCCGCCGAGCTGTCCGTCGCCGCCGCCCCCAAGGCCGAGGACGACAAGGTCGCCATCGACTACGAGGTCGGCGAGTCCGTCACCATCCTGTCCGGCCCGTTCGCCTCCGTGGCCGCCACCATCTCCGAGATCGACCCCGCCACGGGCCGCATCAAGGCGCTGGTGTCCATCTTCGGCCGCGAGACCCCGGTCGAGCTCGGCCTGGACGAGGTCGAGAAGCTCACGTAG
- the rplK gene encoding 50S ribosomal protein L11 — translation MPPKKKLQAIIKLQIQAGQANPAPPVGPALGAHGVNIMEFCKAYNAATENQRGNVVPVEISVYEDRSFDFTLKTPPAAKLLLKAAGLQKGSGVPHTDKVGTVTMDQCREIAEQKKPDLNANDIEAGAKIIAGTARSMGIVVEGK, via the coding sequence ATGCCCCCGAAGAAGAAGCTCCAGGCGATCATCAAGCTGCAGATCCAGGCCGGCCAGGCCAACCCGGCCCCGCCGGTCGGCCCGGCCCTGGGCGCCCACGGCGTCAACATCATGGAGTTCTGCAAGGCGTACAACGCCGCCACGGAGAACCAGCGCGGCAACGTCGTCCCGGTCGAGATCAGCGTCTACGAGGACCGCTCGTTCGACTTCACGCTGAAGACCCCGCCGGCCGCGAAGCTGCTGCTGAAGGCCGCCGGCCTGCAGAAGGGCTCCGGCGTCCCGCACACCGACAAGGTGGGCACCGTGACCATGGACCAGTGCCGCGAGATCGCCGAGCAGAAGAAGCCGGACCTCAACGCCAACGACATCGAGGCCGGTGCGAAGATCATCGCCGGCACCGCCCGCTCCATGGGCATCGTCGTCGAGGGCAAGTAA
- the rplA gene encoding 50S ribosomal protein L1: MSKQSKAYKAAAEKIDAGRLYSPIEATKLVKETSSQKYDASVDVAIRLGVDPRKADQLVRGTVSLPNGTGKTVRVAVFAAGENATKAEEAGADFVGTDELIEKIQGGWTDFDVAIATPDQMAKVGRVARVLGPRGLMPNPKTGTVTTDVAKAITEVKGGKISFRVDKASNLHALIGKASFTAEQLAENYGALLDELLRLKPSAAKGKYLKKITLSSTNGPGIPVDSSVVKNYTGAEEA; this comes from the coding sequence ATGAGCAAGCAGTCCAAGGCCTACAAGGCCGCCGCCGAGAAGATCGACGCCGGTCGTCTGTACTCGCCGATCGAGGCCACCAAGCTGGTCAAGGAGACCTCCTCGCAGAAGTACGACGCTTCCGTGGACGTCGCCATCCGCCTGGGCGTCGACCCGCGCAAGGCCGACCAGCTGGTCCGCGGCACCGTCTCCCTGCCGAACGGCACGGGCAAGACCGTCCGCGTCGCCGTTTTCGCCGCCGGCGAGAACGCCACCAAGGCGGAGGAGGCCGGAGCCGACTTCGTGGGCACCGACGAGCTGATCGAGAAGATCCAGGGCGGCTGGACCGACTTCGACGTCGCCATCGCCACCCCGGACCAGATGGCCAAGGTCGGTCGCGTCGCGCGCGTCCTGGGCCCCCGCGGCCTGATGCCGAACCCGAAGACCGGCACCGTGACCACCGACGTGGCCAAGGCCATCACCGAGGTCAAGGGCGGCAAGATCTCCTTCCGCGTGGACAAGGCGTCGAACCTGCACGCCCTGATCGGCAAGGCCTCCTTCACCGCCGAGCAGTTGGCCGAGAACTACGGCGCCCTGCTCGACGAGCTGCTGCGCCTGAAGCCGTCCGCGGCCAAGGGCAAGTACCTGAAGAAGATCACCCTGTCCTCCACCAACGGCCCGGGCATCCCGGTCGACTCCTCCGTGGTGAAGAACTACACGGGCGCCGAGGAGGCGTAA
- the rplJ gene encoding 50S ribosomal protein L10, producing MAVNAVKQAAVAALKQDVDESNAIVLTEYRGMSVAEITELRRALGADVKYSVAKNTMIKLAAAEAGVEGLDEHLNGPTAVAFIKGEAVDAAKAIKKFAEDNKNLVIKGGYMDGAAMDAAQFQALADMDNRETTLAKLAGAFNGVLANVAGLLDAPTSSVARLAAALEEKKQ from the coding sequence ATGGCAGTCAACGCCGTTAAGCAGGCGGCCGTCGCGGCCCTCAAGCAGGACGTCGACGAGTCGAACGCCATCGTTCTCACCGAGTACCGCGGCATGTCCGTCGCGGAGATCACCGAGCTGCGTCGCGCCCTCGGCGCCGACGTGAAGTACTCCGTCGCCAAGAACACCATGATCAAGCTCGCCGCCGCCGAGGCGGGCGTCGAGGGTCTTGACGAGCACCTCAACGGACCGACCGCCGTCGCCTTCATCAAGGGCGAGGCCGTGGACGCGGCCAAGGCGATCAAGAAGTTCGCCGAGGACAACAAGAACCTCGTGATCAAGGGCGGCTACATGGATGGCGCGGCCATGGACGCCGCGCAGTTCCAGGCCCTCGCGGACATGGACAACCGCGAGACCACTCTGGCCAAGCTGGCCGGTGCCTTCAATGGCGTTCTGGCGAACGTCGCCGGCCTGCTCGATGCCCCCACCTCCTCGGTCGCCCGCCTCGCCGCGGCGCTCGAGGAGAAGAAGCAGTAG
- the rplL gene encoding 50S ribosomal protein L7/L12, protein MAKYTTEELLEAFKEMTLVELTEFKKAFEEEFDVTAAAPVAVAAAGAGDAGAAAAEEKDEFDVVLEDAGAKKIGVIKAVRELVSGLGLKEAKEMVEGAPKAILEGASKDDAEAAKAKLEEAGAKVSLK, encoded by the coding sequence ATGGCTAAGTACACCACCGAGGAGCTGCTCGAGGCGTTCAAGGAGATGACCCTCGTTGAGCTGACCGAGTTCAAGAAGGCGTTCGAGGAGGAGTTCGACGTCACCGCCGCCGCTCCGGTCGCCGTGGCCGCCGCCGGTGCCGGCGACGCCGGTGCCGCCGCCGCCGAGGAGAAGGACGAGTTCGACGTCGTGCTCGAGGACGCCGGCGCCAAGAAGATCGGCGTCATCAAGGCCGTCCGCGAGCTCGTCTCCGGCCTGGGCCTGAAGGAGGCCAAGGAGATGGTCGAGGGCGCCCCGAAGGCGATCCTCGAGGGTGCGTCCAAGGACGACGCCGAGGCCGCCAAGGCCAAGCTCGAGGAGGCCGGCGCCAAGGTTTCCCTCAAGTAA
- a CDS encoding DUF3068 domain-containing protein — protein sequence MLPRSRIIAVLIIGLGAAMIAAGAFLPRLISDDPKIPLDLPDTTYTLRAEDAVSTKLSPDGGREDAVGPVRRQFHGELIQPADEQRVSVRLGAATTRELPPEVMGTDPILELVDASIWTFTIDRLGGEFLGPAMLTDQMAGVPIEVPVEGYWVKFPAGAGEETYPVFDDFLRRTVPAEYAGTEDIGGNEVMRYRQTIEPTNLAALYRSNMSQIFADDKTGFLMYQGTRDWLVEPDSGMVVGIHEDLDLRWETREGERLRTLLRFVGGVDEQASARLLQQALDVADTTPVRPWSIALLVIGAILAFGGTVGAFRPDERTRENDRKRRGGAAGEKTRERKWTLEAGDPAPRP from the coding sequence ATGCTTCCCCGTTCGCGCATCATTGCCGTCCTGATCATCGGTCTCGGCGCGGCGATGATCGCCGCCGGCGCTTTCCTGCCCCGCCTGATCTCCGATGATCCGAAGATCCCCCTGGATCTGCCGGACACCACATACACCCTGCGGGCGGAGGATGCGGTCTCCACGAAGCTGTCGCCGGACGGCGGCAGGGAAGACGCCGTCGGCCCGGTTCGGCGTCAGTTCCATGGCGAGCTGATCCAGCCCGCCGACGAGCAGCGGGTGTCGGTGCGCCTGGGCGCCGCGACGACCCGCGAGCTGCCGCCCGAGGTGATGGGCACCGACCCGATCCTCGAACTCGTCGACGCCTCGATCTGGACGTTCACCATCGACCGTCTCGGTGGCGAATTCCTGGGTCCGGCGATGCTCACCGACCAGATGGCCGGCGTGCCCATCGAGGTGCCCGTCGAGGGGTACTGGGTGAAGTTCCCGGCCGGCGCCGGCGAGGAAACCTACCCGGTGTTCGACGATTTCCTGCGCCGCACCGTGCCCGCCGAGTACGCGGGCACCGAGGACATCGGCGGCAACGAGGTCATGCGCTACCGCCAGACCATCGAACCGACGAACCTGGCCGCGCTGTACCGGTCGAACATGTCGCAGATCTTCGCCGACGACAAGACGGGCTTCCTCATGTACCAGGGCACCCGCGACTGGCTGGTCGAACCGGACAGCGGCATGGTCGTGGGCATCCACGAGGACCTGGACTTGCGCTGGGAGACCCGCGAGGGGGAGCGGCTGCGCACGCTGCTGCGCTTCGTCGGCGGCGTCGATGAACAGGCCTCGGCCCGACTGCTGCAGCAGGCGCTCGACGTCGCCGACACGACGCCCGTGCGCCCGTGGTCGATTGCGCTTCTGGTGATCGGTGCTATCTTGGCGTTCGGCGGAACCGTCGGCGCCTTCCGGCCCGACGAACGCACCCGCGAAAACGACCGGAAACGGCGCGGCGGTGCAGCGGGCGAAAAGACCCGCGAACGGAAATGGACCCTCGAGGCCGGCGATCCAGCGCCCCGGCCCTGA